The Argentina anserina chromosome 3, drPotAnse1.1, whole genome shotgun sequence genome includes a region encoding these proteins:
- the LOC126787920 gene encoding CASP-like protein 5A2 → MNVSHGSVHPVEDVPTTDAAAGGPNPPRVRMKDLPGMPGTPAGLALRLSQFLFSAAALAVMASTSDFPSVTAFCYLVAATGLHTLWSFSLAVADVYALLVGRSLQSHKVVCLFTLGDGVTSTLTFAAACASAGITVLIDNDLDSCAHNHCAQFETATAMAFITWFTALPSFLLNFWSLASR, encoded by the exons ATGAACGTCAGCCACGGGTCGGTCCACCCAGTCGAAGATGTCCCCACCACAGACGCCGCCGCCGGTGGCCCAAACCCGCCCCGCGTCCGAATGAAGGACCTTCCCGGCATGCCCGGGACCCCCGCCGGCCTCGCCTTGCGCCTCTCCCAGTTCCTCTTCTCCGCCGCCGCTCTCGCCGTCATGGCCTCCACCTCTGACTTCCCTTCCGTCACCGCCTTCTG CTACCTAGTTGCAGCCACCGGGTTGCACACTCTGTGGAGCTTCTCATTGGCCGTTGCTGATGTCTATGCACTTCTAGTTGGGCGGTCGTTGCAGAGCCATAAGGTTGTCTGCTTGTTCACTCTTGGCGATGGG GTGACATCCACACTTACATTCGCAGCAGCTTGTGCTTCTGCGGGGATCACAGTTCTTATTGACAATGATCTTGATAGTTGTGCCCATAACCATTGTGCACAATTTGAAACAGCTACAGCCATGGCTTTCATAACCTGGTTCACTGCACTACCatcttttctattgaatttctgGTCGCTGGCATCCCGATGA